A genomic window from Lycium barbarum isolate Lr01 chromosome 4, ASM1917538v2, whole genome shotgun sequence includes:
- the LOC132638323 gene encoding serine/threonine-protein phosphatase 7 long form homolog — MEFPRVCVHPGPEVYDVLTLQEKHRSEAVWDGSLRGPTGCLFPRRADTEFWKHVRRHPFHPRILDYFGLCGFRGVIEVGCVSYDWAVITALIERWRPETHTFHLCTGEATITLQNIEVMFGLVVDGYPLNNLNARYIDIGGWQQLIHELTGWAPGLDCFNGVSRLEVHKLIEYIRGLDDITDQTPEIDMQQRVRLYLLWLCGGTIFPDKSGDLLNLDYLLDMRDLRAMNEQAWGAAALSYLYTCLCRASLRKVKDVCRFISLLQVWAWERIIPMQPPCRALPPHTALARRWTHRKSHENEARDVLPICRDVLDNLIDGQFVWQPYSEAIINRLPEWCLRGRDIWMAKVPLICGIYREWHMVDRVLRQFGRKQHIPGPCAEIDPFHYKRDKRYAIKVEDQEYFTETDFLWGNRRDSLILAEYETQDPESLSEYFCWYRRHSRTFIGNPAHKVDRGYQHMAGRHEALVRTLHSIRCLMSLYVS; from the exons atggagtttccacgggtatgcgtacatccggggccagaagtgtacgatgtgttaacactccaggagaagcatcgatCAGAGGCTGTGTGGGATGGTTCCTTGAGAGGACCGACCGGATGCCTGTTTCCTCGCCGCGCGGATACTGAATTTTGGAAGCATGTGAGGcgtcatccttttcatcctcgcatccttgactactttggcctgtgtggatttaggggagtaatagaggtaggatgtgtatcatatgattgggcagtcatcactgcacttatagagagatggcgtCCTGAGACGCACACCTTTCATCTGTGTACAGGTGAGGCGACCATCACATTACAAAATATCGAGGTCATGTTTGGCTTGGTTGTTGATGGTTAtcccttgaataatcttaatgctaGATATATCGATATTGGTGGGTGGCAACAATTGATCCATGAGCTTACTGGTTGGGCACCCGGTCtggattgttttaatggtgttagtaggttagaagtacataaattaattgaatatattagaggcttagatgatattacagatcagaccccagaaattgatatgcaacagcgggttaggttgtacttgctatggCTTTGTGGCGGCACGATATTTCCGGATAAGTCCGGTGACTTACTGAATTTAGATTATTTGCTTGACATGCGTGACCTTAGAGCAATGAATGAACAAGCTTGGGGAGCGGCtgcattgtcatatttgtatacttgtttatgcCGTGCTTCATTGAGGAAAGTGAAGGATGTGTGTAgattcatttccttattgcag gtttgggcttgggagcgcATTATACCGATGCAGCCACCATGCAGGGCTCTTCCGCCACACACGGCTCTTGCACGAAGGTGGACTCATCGTAAATCCCACGAAAATGAGGCACGTGATGTTTTACccatatgtagggatgtattggACAACCTAATAGATGGCcag TTTGTGTGGCAGCCTTATTCAGAGGCCATCATCAACAGACTCCCTGAGTGGTGTCTGCGTGGCCGAGATATTTGGATGGCGAAGGTTCCCCTTATTTGTGGGATCTATCGAGAGTGGCACATGGTAGACCGCGTTCTCAGACAGTTTGGTAGGAAGCAACATATTCCGGGTCCATGTGCAGAGATTGATCCTTTTCATTACAAACGTGACAAGCGGTATGCTATAAAAGTGGAAGATCAAGAATATTTTACCGAAACAGACTTTTTGTGGGGAAATCGTCGAGATAGTTTAATTCTGGCCGAGTATGAAACTCAAGATCCAGAGTCACTATCAgagtatttttgttggtatcgacgtcactcgcgcactttcataggaaatcctgcgcataaagtggatagaggataccaacacatggcaggcaggcatgaggcactggtacgtacattacattccattagatgtttgatgtctttatatgtgtcTTAG
- the LOC132638324 gene encoding uncharacterized protein LOC132638324: protein MFSHINTESMAAAYLGTMLSFAPYYTPPAEYVEPPTMQVPRHQRPNVPIPAARGRGRQSGNRRGRTPVDHQLVDEEEVRFDQDMPSSTMHADDDAYHPIIDFMSSSSTSAPEVQSPAVIRSEGPFQAFASSGPISLAVMAQQFGGQTSSSYGMTEGPLPAFTGQSSSIGRRLSFTDSPMAFDVGSSHIPVPDVQTLEPQDTGVIQEEVHQRRSKRERRQTRCGTGGKNGHCKN from the exons ATGTTTAGCCACATTAATACAGAGTCCATGGCTGCTGCCTATCTGGGGACGATGTTGAGTTTCGCTCCATATTATACACCACCGGCAGAGTATGTTGAGCCGCCTACTATGCAAGTGCCTCGTCATCAACGTCCTAATGTACCAATACCTGCGGCGCGTGGTAGAGGACGCCAATCAGGTAACAGACGGGGTCGAACTCCCGTGGATCACCAGTTGGTTGATGAGGAAGAGGTTCGTTTTGATCAAGATATGCCCAGCTCAACGATGCATGCAGATGATGATGCATATCACCCAATAATAGATTTTATGTCCAGCTCATCGACGTCAGCTCCCGAGGTTCAATCACCAGCGGTAATCAGAAGTGAGGGGCCTTTTCAGGCATTCGCATCGTCTGGGCCTATTAGCCTGGCAGTTATGGCCCAACAGTTTGGTGGTCAGACAAGCAGCTCTTATGGGATGACTGAGGGGCCTTTACCTGCATTCACTGGACAGAGCTCTTCAATTGGGAGGAGACTGAGTTTTACCGAT TCTCCCATGGCATTTGATGTTGGATCCTCACACATTCCTGTGCCGGATGTACAGACTTTAGAGCCACAG gaTACAGGTGTGATACAAGAGGAGGTTCACCAACGTAGATCAAAACGAGAACGTCGTCAAACTCGGTGTGGCACGGGGGGGAAAAATGGACActgtaaaaattaa